In one window of Crocosphaera subtropica ATCC 51142 DNA:
- a CDS encoding DUF5895 domain-containing protein, producing MTNTDFLKEFDDDITVSESIPYCQITNPDNLSLSQIKQFNIPWGVFIPTDQAELVDLTVPDDFTPTHLTFDQDKPTERHIDGFLAQHIRFSLIHRSSIEVQEKGANGWQYLGEAYKKGKITKYGELASKDRESYRLRTRYLILFLDENNEPLHRVPLRLGLGAGTGGSLGEEVKVFRGEIERVFFKLRQQPQKALSDKAHALTVLDIQLGVHKGDGKAPFVCPSVRLAPAIDQVGKEKVADRKGDRKVKLVGTPIQDLMLPKSSQTGQLILSLWDEYQDFPTKYQDDTNGYSEQETEEDYDF from the coding sequence ATGACTAACACTGATTTTCTCAAAGAATTCGACGACGACATCACAGTATCCGAGTCCATTCCCTATTGCCAGATCACCAATCCCGACAACTTATCCTTATCCCAAATCAAACAATTTAACATCCCGTGGGGGGTTTTCATTCCCACCGACCAAGCAGAATTAGTCGATTTGACCGTTCCTGACGATTTTACCCCGACTCATCTAACCTTTGACCAAGATAAGCCCACAGAGCGACACATTGACGGGTTCTTAGCTCAACATATTCGTTTTTCATTAATTCATCGTTCTAGTATTGAAGTTCAAGAAAAGGGAGCTAATGGTTGGCAGTATCTTGGAGAAGCTTATAAAAAGGGGAAAATCACTAAATATGGCGAGTTGGCTAGTAAAGACAGAGAATCTTATCGGTTAAGAACAAGATATCTAATTTTGTTCCTTGACGAGAATAATGAACCCTTACACCGCGTACCCTTACGGTTAGGACTTGGTGCCGGTACAGGGGGAAGTCTCGGTGAGGAGGTTAAGGTCTTTCGAGGGGAAATCGAACGAGTTTTCTTTAAGCTTCGACAACAACCTCAAAAAGCTTTAAGCGACAAAGCCCATGCTTTGACTGTCCTCGATATTCAGCTAGGGGTTCATAAGGGCGATGGTAAAGCCCCCTTTGTCTGTCCTTCGGTGAGACTTGCACCGGCTATTGACCAAGTTGGCAAAGAAAAAGTCGCTGATAGAAAAGGCGATCGCAAAGTTAAACTTGTCGGTACTCCCATTCAAGACTTGATGTTACCTAAATCGTCCCAGACAGGGCAACTAATTTTATCTTTGTGGGATGAATATCAGGACTTTCCTACCAAATACCAAGACGATACTAACGGTTATTCCGAGCAAGAAACCGAGGAGGATTACGATTTTTAA
- a CDS encoding DnaJ domain-containing protein: protein MFTQQEILEIASLPESSFRFRCHVDALMSLYKWVREQWTPKAITEHRTKYDLDCRSTDGKLKFALTAAKELSQGVLPPVCTESSPSNTEENREIQTSRILSQAIALLPPVPKTNGLENTPSFRIMGRPIYWDELAHNYKQLRLKWHPDKNPNSTEAEERFKVITQIYADLKSEWFEKYSPRIPLERIGQHNLQLAMRQQFPWSPESFWQ, encoded by the coding sequence ATGTTTACTCAACAAGAAATCCTCGAAATTGCTTCACTCCCAGAATCCTCATTCCGTTTTCGTTGCCACGTCGATGCTCTGATGTCATTGTACAAGTGGGTCAGAGAACAATGGACACCCAAAGCCATAACGGAACATCGAACAAAATACGACCTAGATTGTCGTAGCACTGACGGCAAGTTAAAATTTGCCCTCACCGCAGCCAAAGAACTATCTCAAGGTGTTTTACCTCCTGTTTGTACTGAATCGTCCCCCTCAAACACAGAGGAGAACCGAGAGATTCAGACCTCTCGAATATTGTCTCAGGCGATCGCCTTATTGCCACCGGTACCCAAGACAAACGGACTTGAAAATACGCCTAGTTTCAGGATCATGGGTCGTCCTATTTACTGGGATGAGTTGGCACATAACTATAAACAACTAAGACTAAAATGGCATCCTGATAAAAATCCCAACTCAACTGAAGCAGAAGAACGGTTTAAAGTCATTACTCAAATTTATGCCGATTTAAAGTCAGAATGGTTCGAGAAATATAGTCCACGAATTCCTCTTGAACGAATCGGTCAACATAATCTACAACTAGCCATGCGTCAACAATTTCCCTGGTCGCCTGAGTCTTTTTGGCAGTGA
- a CDS encoding protelomerase family protein translates to MNKNPLEEAKTLWLRTFLEEHLPLVENLTSDTPNWEAIASDFAEQLNQTLCDRQLITPNQQKNPRAQVANALRCLNPNHPAISYPYTLLSPDTYTQLNLEQNKKTDQRQTKFFFGADAIALVDKATSLLHRDDPNEVAAGLAVLIGRRISEILISEFQPCTDYSVWFSEPVKKSGNIPPFEIPTLIEADTVLSAIARLRNAWNINDIKANATSDRQLKQMINKRYEGVPKAVRRHFSDLIPGREVDNDSGEKLYTHVFRSVYAEIATYFYKPSTVPDHRFKAEIQGHFTLTAQGKVRSYTSRPHYDDYLIGDRTPNQEGIKLSLPNISILSVFDDKINETIKDHKGGEQVTKTENAESIDIKGMIEVLQEQYRIATLANEDKYKAIIAGKDALLEEKDVHLAFLEDELKAVRQSPNHQQTSQNNQGLHDEIDRLNGIIESLEQERDEALEKLSQLQNILNPGSSSPQPVQSSNSKTSQSDKQNVQTDKDEGLRAVVRRKEMPDKVDIIDKAIAAIQRYNDEPSRTEQEKWYMSNPAVSELIRDSGYTVSSQVLQARLREKGDELTKHHEKHGLGSRHNRKHDQPISQFIQI, encoded by the coding sequence ATGAATAAAAATCCTTTAGAAGAAGCTAAAACACTATGGTTAAGAACATTTTTAGAAGAACATTTACCATTAGTTGAAAACTTGACTTCTGATACTCCTAACTGGGAAGCGATCGCCTCTGACTTCGCTGAACAACTTAATCAAACTTTGTGCGATCGCCAACTTATAACCCCCAATCAACAAAAAAACCCCAGGGCCCAAGTTGCCAATGCTTTACGCTGTTTAAATCCTAATCATCCTGCCATTTCTTATCCTTATACTTTATTGTCCCCTGATACTTATACTCAACTTAATCTTGAACAAAATAAGAAAACTGACCAACGACAAACTAAGTTCTTTTTTGGAGCTGACGCGATCGCTTTAGTTGATAAAGCAACATCCTTACTTCACAGAGATGACCCCAATGAAGTGGCCGCCGGATTAGCGGTTCTCATTGGCCGAAGGATTAGTGAGATATTAATATCTGAGTTTCAACCTTGCACCGATTATTCTGTGTGGTTTTCTGAACCGGTCAAGAAAAGTGGTAATATTCCCCCGTTCGAGATTCCTACGCTCATTGAAGCTGACACAGTTTTGAGTGCGATCGCTCGACTGCGTAATGCTTGGAATATCAATGATATCAAAGCTAACGCTACTTCTGACCGTCAATTAAAACAGATGATTAATAAACGGTATGAGGGGGTTCCCAAAGCCGTGCGTCGTCATTTCAGTGATCTTATCCCAGGACGGGAAGTTGATAATGATTCAGGGGAGAAACTGTACACCCACGTTTTTCGTTCAGTGTACGCTGAAATTGCTACCTACTTTTATAAACCCTCAACGGTTCCTGACCACCGCTTTAAAGCCGAAATTCAAGGGCATTTTACCCTAACAGCACAAGGTAAAGTCAGGTCTTATACCTCACGGCCTCATTACGATGATTATTTAATCGGCGATCGCACTCCTAATCAAGAGGGAATTAAGTTATCTTTACCAAATATATCTATCTTATCTGTTTTTGATGATAAGATAAATGAAACAATAAAAGATCATAAGGGGGGGGAGCAAGTGACCAAGACGGAAAATGCTGAATCTATTGATATTAAAGGAATGATAGAAGTATTGCAGGAACAATATCGAATCGCTACTCTGGCCAATGAAGATAAATATAAAGCTATCATTGCCGGTAAAGATGCTTTACTTGAAGAGAAAGATGTCCATTTAGCCTTTCTTGAGGATGAACTTAAAGCGGTTCGTCAGTCCCCTAACCATCAGCAAACCTCTCAGAATAATCAAGGATTACACGACGAAATTGACCGTCTGAATGGAATTATTGAGTCCTTAGAACAAGAACGGGACGAAGCTTTAGAAAAACTCTCCCAATTACAAAATATCCTTAATCCTGGTAGTTCGTCCCCCCAACCAGTACAGTCCTCTAACAGTAAAACTTCCCAATCTGATAAGCAAAACGTCCAAACCGATAAAGATGAGGGACTTCGCGCCGTCGTACGGCGCAAAGAAATGCCCGATAAAGTGGACATTATTGATAAGGCGATCGCTGCTATTCAGAGATATAACGATGAGCCTTCACGGACTGAACAGGAGAAGTGGTATATGTCTAATCCTGCTGTTTCAGAACTTATTCGTGATTCAGGATATACGGTTAGTAGTCAGGTACTCCAAGCTCGATTACGAGAAAAAGGAGACGAATTAACAAAACACCATGAAAAGCATGGTTTGGGTTCTCGGCATAATCGTAAACATGACCAGCCTATTTCTCAGTTTATTCAAATTTAA
- a CDS encoding ISAs1-like element ISCysp6 family transposase — protein MAKGFADQKQSSKKKKEKGNIASIDEIQNNLLGYVKEIEDPRVQRSKKHLLKDVLAIAILAVIAGSQGWEDMENYGIAKQEWLSEFLELPHGIPSDDTFRRVFERIDPESLQKCLQKWVQSIMNSIQGEIIPIDGKTLRGSYDRNAGQCALHTVTAWASQQSLVLGQVKVENYSNEITAIPALLELLDITGSIITIDAMGTQTSIIQQICRQKADYIVTLKANHPTLFSQVKQWFTDTQNNGWDGIEHDYYKSVTKGHHRTEKRYVWAIPVAAMGELYQQQQWHGLQTIVVVERIRHLWNKTTHDIQFYLTSLPPNAQFLCHAIRTHWSIENNLHWTLDVTFSEDQCRIRSEYSPQNFALLRRLALNVLHQEKTFKRSLRQKMKQAAMNNNYMMTVLNSFCQADFR, from the coding sequence ATGGCCAAGGGGTTTGCAGACCAAAAACAATCTAGTAAGAAAAAAAAGGAAAAGGGAAATATAGCATCTATTGATGAAATCCAAAACAATTTATTAGGCTATGTCAAAGAAATAGAAGATCCTAGAGTACAAAGAAGCAAAAAACACCTCCTTAAAGATGTATTGGCGATCGCTATATTGGCAGTCATTGCAGGCTCCCAAGGTTGGGAAGATATGGAGAACTATGGTATCGCAAAACAGGAGTGGTTATCAGAGTTTCTAGAACTCCCTCACGGAATCCCGAGTGATGACACATTTAGAAGAGTTTTTGAGAGAATTGATCCAGAATCGCTGCAAAAATGCCTACAAAAATGGGTTCAATCTATAATGAATTCAATTCAAGGAGAAATTATCCCCATCGATGGCAAAACATTAAGGGGTTCTTACGATCGCAACGCCGGACAGTGCGCTTTACATACGGTCACAGCGTGGGCATCCCAGCAGAGTCTGGTGTTAGGACAAGTCAAAGTTGAAAACTACTCCAATGAAATTACGGCCATTCCTGCCTTACTCGAACTATTAGACATTACAGGCTCGATCATTACCATTGATGCAATGGGAACTCAAACCAGCATTATCCAACAAATTTGTCGGCAAAAAGCTGACTACATTGTTACTCTCAAAGCTAACCATCCTACTTTATTTTCTCAAGTCAAGCAATGGTTTACTGATACCCAAAACAATGGCTGGGATGGCATTGAACATGATTACTACAAAAGTGTAACCAAGGGCCACCACCGCACCGAGAAACGATACGTTTGGGCTATACCAGTAGCAGCTATGGGAGAGCTTTACCAGCAACAACAATGGCATGGACTGCAAACTATTGTCGTAGTCGAACGCATCCGTCACTTGTGGAACAAGACTACCCACGATATTCAGTTTTATCTGACCTCTTTACCTCCCAATGCCCAATTCCTTTGCCATGCGATCCGCACCCATTGGAGCATTGAGAATAACCTTCATTGGACACTCGATGTCACTTTTTCTGAAGATCAATGCCGTATTCGGTCAGAATATAGTCCACAGAACTTTGCTCTTCTAAGACGATTGGCTCTTAATGTTCTCCATCAAGAAAAAACATTTAAACGTAGTCTTCGCCAGAAAATGAAGCAAGCTGCTATGAACAACAACTATATGATGACTGTTCTCAATTCCTTCTGTCAAGCGGATTTTAGATGA
- a CDS encoding DUF4314 domain-containing protein, with the protein MNAEINRIKQKFPNGTRIELIALEDPYTKLKTGDTGTVDFVDDTGQIHMKWDTGSNLALIPGEDSFKIIEKPKSSTVL; encoded by the coding sequence ATGAATGCAGAAATTAATAGAATCAAACAGAAGTTTCCCAACGGCACTCGTATTGAGTTAATTGCCTTAGAAGATCCCTACACTAAGTTAAAAACAGGTGACACCGGCACGGTGGATTTTGTCGATGATACTGGACAAATCCACATGAAGTGGGATACCGGTTCAAACTTAGCCTTAATCCCAGGTGAAGACTCTTTTAAAATCATCGAAAAACCAAAATCTTCTACTGTTCTTTAA
- a CDS encoding helix-turn-helix domain-containing protein: MMSSNQVQMGLFMPIKWRLAVLMADREIDYKELAQLTGFHEKTVSKHKNMRVMPSRLEDTTLYKYCQALKCQPGDLLVFIPDPEENVEPQS, encoded by the coding sequence ATGATGTCCAGTAATCAGGTACAGATGGGGTTGTTTATGCCGATAAAATGGCGACTTGCGGTGCTAATGGCAGATCGAGAAATTGATTATAAAGAGTTAGCACAATTAACTGGCTTCCATGAGAAAACAGTTAGTAAGCATAAAAATATGCGAGTCATGCCAAGTCGTCTTGAAGACACAACCCTGTACAAGTATTGTCAAGCTCTCAAATGTCAACCCGGAGATTTATTAGTTTTTATTCCTGACCCGGAAGAAAATGTCGAACCTCAGAGCTAA